In Chthonomonadales bacterium, the following proteins share a genomic window:
- a CDS encoding AAA family ATPase: protein MATEYVRHFGMVETPFARNHDPRWLYLSTQHKEAVIKARWTIEENGGLALVRGDVGMGKSFLIEYLMTVWPNQFGWRCAKLQNTATITTPRALLSEVLAAFGLQPSSSLRDMVSTLENWLLTQAYEDSRTVVLFADEAQSISSRAMPVLRDLLNLETRERILMQIVLSAQTNIDRKLAYYPALQSRIASVSTLEPLSAEETDAMLLHRFSRAGSQDPVSLCPVETMQELYNATGGVPRDIIVVTEASMKEAFLRDSSRIMPEHVARAVSDLQGRRPRLAKAA, encoded by the coding sequence ATGGCCACGGAGTACGTGCGTCACTTCGGGATGGTGGAGACGCCGTTCGCGCGTAACCACGACCCGAGGTGGTTGTACCTGTCCACGCAGCACAAAGAGGCGGTCATCAAGGCGCGGTGGACCATCGAGGAGAACGGCGGCCTGGCGCTCGTGCGCGGGGACGTCGGGATGGGCAAGTCGTTCCTGATCGAGTACCTGATGACGGTCTGGCCCAACCAGTTCGGCTGGCGGTGCGCCAAGCTTCAGAACACCGCGACGATCACCACGCCGCGCGCGCTCCTGTCCGAAGTGCTCGCCGCCTTCGGCTTGCAGCCATCCTCCTCGCTGCGCGACATGGTGTCCACGCTTGAGAACTGGCTTCTGACGCAGGCATACGAGGACAGCCGCACGGTTGTCCTCTTCGCCGACGAGGCTCAGAGCATCAGCTCGCGCGCGATGCCCGTGCTCCGGGACCTGCTGAACCTGGAGACCCGCGAGCGCATCCTGATGCAGATCGTGCTCTCCGCGCAGACCAACATCGACCGCAAGCTCGCCTACTACCCGGCGCTCCAGAGCCGCATCGCCTCCGTCTCGACGCTCGAGCCGCTCTCGGCCGAGGAGACGGACGCCATGCTCCTGCATCGCTTCAGTCGCGCCGGGTCGCAGGATCCCGTGAGTCTCTGCCCCGTCGAGACGATGCAGGAGCTCTACAACGCCACGGGTGGCGTACCGCGCGACATCATCGTGGTGACCGAGGCTAGCATGAAGGAGGCCTTCCTCCGCGACTCGTCCCGCATCATGCCGGAGCATGTTGCCCGCGCGGTCTCCGACCTGCAGGGGCGTCGACCGCGTCTCGCGAAGGCGGCCTGA
- the ndhC gene encoding NADH-quinone oxidoreductase subunit A has translation MLGSYAPILVMLVLSAIIAMGMTFASFLLGPKRPTRFKQAPYECGMTPVGSARERFPVKFYLIAMLFIIFDIETIFLYPWAVTFRSGDRAMKVFSLVEMAVFVTILFVGYFYILGRRALEWDEGQDEHPAEGGIDGQRAYQPRPAIRFDNENSGPVRLPAVPPGGAGAMSSAGAPRKVESTR, from the coding sequence ATGCTCGGAAGCTATGCGCCCATTCTGGTCATGCTCGTGCTCTCGGCGATCATCGCGATGGGCATGACCTTCGCGTCCTTCCTCCTCGGTCCCAAGAGGCCCACTCGGTTCAAGCAGGCCCCCTACGAGTGCGGGATGACCCCTGTCGGGTCGGCCCGCGAGCGCTTCCCGGTGAAGTTCTACTTGATCGCGATGCTGTTTATCATCTTCGACATCGAGACGATCTTCCTCTACCCGTGGGCCGTCACGTTCCGATCCGGCGACCGCGCGATGAAGGTGTTCAGCCTGGTGGAGATGGCGGTGTTCGTCACGATCCTGTTCGTCGGCTACTTCTACATTCTTGGGCGCCGCGCGCTGGAGTGGGACGAAGGGCAGGACGAGCATCCGGCGGAGGGTGGCATCGACGGGCAGCGCGCATACCAGCCACGGCCGGCCATTCGCTTCGATAACGAGAACAGCGGGCCGGTGAGGCTGCCCGCGGTTCCGCCTGGCGGCGCCGGGGCCATGTCGAGTGCCGGTGCGCCCCGCAAGGTGGAGAGCACCCGTTGA
- a CDS encoding Gfo/Idh/MocA family oxidoreductase produces the protein MSASIGIGLVGCGAMGRTHAQVWEGIEEARIVAVCDSQAEAAARVAESSGAIACADLGELLRVPGVDAVDICTPSGMHAAQVLAAARSGRHVLCEKPLGLRLDEVDAAIAEVERRGLRLGCVFQRRAFAAPRSVAQAVHAGHMGRLLLCSASVKWWRDQAYYDSSAWRGTWAMDGGVLANQAIHAIDHLCWLAGRVVEVEVAHLETAAHGMEAEDLALAVVRYESGALGVIEATTCSNPPLSSRVEVVGTRGSAAFDEAMLVRLGLDGVEQPLGAGADEGRLGGSGRAADISLHGHALLLRDFALAVRDGRPPMVDGHAARMSVEALALIYARAGLPPVSSR, from the coding sequence ATGAGCGCTTCGATCGGGATCGGGTTGGTTGGCTGCGGCGCGATGGGCCGGACGCACGCGCAGGTGTGGGAAGGCATCGAAGAGGCACGGATCGTCGCCGTCTGCGACAGCCAGGCCGAGGCGGCGGCCCGGGTGGCCGAGAGCTCTGGCGCGATCGCATGTGCGGATCTGGGTGAGCTCCTGCGCGTGCCCGGCGTCGACGCTGTCGACATCTGCACGCCGTCCGGCATGCATGCCGCCCAGGTGCTGGCCGCGGCGCGATCTGGCCGGCACGTCCTGTGCGAGAAGCCCCTTGGTCTGCGCCTGGATGAGGTCGACGCTGCCATCGCGGAGGTTGAGCGCCGTGGCTTGCGCCTGGGCTGCGTGTTCCAGCGCCGGGCCTTCGCCGCGCCGCGGTCGGTAGCTCAGGCCGTTCATGCGGGCCACATGGGCCGCCTGCTCCTGTGCAGCGCCTCCGTGAAGTGGTGGCGCGACCAGGCGTACTACGACTCCTCGGCATGGCGCGGCACCTGGGCGATGGACGGCGGCGTGCTCGCCAACCAGGCGATCCATGCCATCGACCATCTCTGCTGGCTGGCGGGCCGGGTCGTGGAGGTTGAGGTGGCGCACCTGGAGACGGCGGCGCATGGGATGGAGGCGGAGGACCTCGCGCTGGCCGTGGTGCGCTACGAGAGCGGCGCGCTCGGCGTCATCGAGGCGACCACCTGCAGCAACCCACCCCTGAGCTCGCGGGTCGAGGTCGTCGGCACGCGCGGCTCGGCGGCATTCGATGAAGCCATGCTCGTACGGCTCGGCCTGGACGGGGTCGAGCAACCGCTGGGCGCCGGCGCGGACGAGGGACGCCTGGGCGGCAGCGGTCGGGCCGCGGACATCTCCCTGCACGGACACGCCCTCCTGCTTCGCGACTTCGCCCTGGCCGTCCGCGATGGCCGCCCCCCAATGGTCGACGGCCACGCCGCCCGCATGTCGGTCGAGGCCCTGGCCCTCATCTACGCGCGCGCCGGGCTTCCGCCGGTCTCCTCACGCTGA
- the ppk1 gene encoding polyphosphate kinase 1 — protein MPRLAPHGTGNRGPMTPRYFNREVSWLEFNSRVLEEANDPRHPLLERVKFLSIVHSNLDEFFMIRVSGLQEQVESGVLAPSDDGLTPPEQLTVIRERVIAQVRHAHATYESLRAELDTRHVCLLDRARLSPPERAAVRAYFATVVYPVLTPLAVDPGHPFPHISNLSLSLAVVIRDREGLERFARVKIPDVVPRLLPIARAYQVAGVAAPAGADTRFVWMEQVVAAHLGELFRGMHVRSSHAFRVIRDADLEIREDEAGDLLQTIEQSLVRRRFGSVAMLVVDTSMPREVRSLLTANLQVEARDVYDQPGPLGLSDLIALHGLPRPDLLDRPFTPRVPRALRRHEDVFAAVRASDVLLHHPYDSFEPVVQFVRAAANDPDVLAIKQTIYRVGSNSPIVRALAEASLKGKQVSVLVELKARFDEENNIEWARALERAGVHVVYGDIDLKTHCKVLLVVRGESGGIRRYVHLATGNYNAKTALLYTDLGLFTCDPEIADDVTALFNSLTGYSVNRRYRKLLVSPRGIRGGIMSRIRREIRHARAGGEGRLIFKTNSLTDSRCADALYAASRAGVRVDLIVRGSCCLVPGVSGMSANIGVTSVVGRFLEHDRVYYFRNGGDEEVWLGSADLMSRNLDRRVETLFPCEDPAIRGWLIGCLLPTYLGDNQRARRLRPDGSYARVVPAPGEPPLDSQQWFIHHEAPAALGEPTEPCEGTAAPGDSDDGD, from the coding sequence ATGCCGCGCCTCGCACCGCATGGCACGGGCAACCGGGGACCGATGACACCGAGATACTTTAACCGCGAGGTCAGCTGGCTGGAGTTCAACTCGCGCGTGCTCGAGGAGGCCAACGACCCGCGGCACCCGCTGCTGGAGCGCGTGAAGTTCCTCAGCATCGTCCACAGCAACCTGGACGAGTTCTTCATGATCCGCGTTTCCGGCCTGCAGGAGCAGGTGGAGTCCGGCGTGCTCGCGCCGAGCGATGACGGCCTCACTCCGCCCGAGCAACTCACCGTGATCCGAGAGCGGGTGATCGCGCAGGTCCGCCACGCCCACGCGACCTATGAGTCGCTTCGGGCCGAGTTGGACACCCGACACGTCTGCCTGCTCGATCGTGCCCGGCTCTCGCCGCCCGAGCGTGCCGCGGTGCGCGCGTACTTCGCCACGGTGGTCTACCCCGTCCTGACCCCGCTAGCGGTCGACCCGGGCCACCCGTTCCCGCACATCTCCAACCTTAGCCTGAGCCTGGCCGTCGTGATTCGAGACAGGGAGGGGCTGGAGCGCTTCGCGCGCGTTAAGATCCCGGACGTCGTGCCGCGCCTGCTGCCAATCGCGCGTGCCTACCAGGTGGCGGGCGTCGCCGCGCCCGCGGGCGCCGACACGCGCTTCGTGTGGATGGAGCAGGTGGTGGCGGCGCACCTCGGCGAGCTCTTCCGCGGGATGCACGTGCGCAGCAGCCATGCCTTCCGCGTGATCCGCGACGCCGACCTGGAGATCCGCGAGGACGAGGCCGGCGACCTGCTCCAGACGATCGAGCAGAGCCTGGTGCGCCGGCGCTTTGGGAGCGTTGCCATGCTGGTCGTCGACACGTCGATGCCGCGCGAGGTGCGCAGCCTGCTCACCGCCAACCTCCAGGTGGAGGCGCGCGACGTCTACGACCAGCCCGGCCCGCTCGGCCTGAGCGACCTGATCGCTCTGCACGGGCTCCCGCGCCCCGATTTGCTCGACCGCCCGTTCACGCCCCGGGTGCCGCGCGCGCTGCGCCGACACGAGGATGTGTTCGCGGCGGTGCGGGCGTCCGACGTGCTGCTCCACCATCCGTATGACAGCTTCGAGCCTGTCGTCCAGTTCGTGCGCGCCGCGGCCAACGACCCCGACGTACTGGCCATCAAGCAGACCATCTACCGCGTGGGTAGCAACTCGCCGATCGTGCGCGCGCTCGCCGAGGCGAGCCTGAAGGGCAAACAGGTCTCGGTGCTGGTAGAACTGAAGGCGCGCTTCGATGAGGAGAACAACATCGAATGGGCGAGGGCGCTGGAACGAGCCGGGGTCCACGTCGTGTATGGGGACATCGACCTCAAGACGCACTGCAAGGTGCTGCTCGTTGTGCGCGGCGAGTCCGGGGGCATACGGCGCTACGTGCATCTGGCTACGGGCAACTACAACGCGAAGACGGCGCTGCTCTACACCGATCTTGGCCTCTTCACGTGCGATCCGGAGATCGCCGACGATGTGACCGCGCTCTTCAACTCCCTGACCGGGTACAGCGTGAACCGCCGCTACCGCAAACTGCTCGTATCCCCCCGCGGCATCCGCGGCGGGATCATGAGCCGGATCCGCCGCGAGATTCGGCACGCCAGGGCGGGCGGCGAGGGCCGACTGATCTTCAAGACCAACTCGCTCACCGACTCCAGGTGCGCCGACGCACTCTACGCCGCGAGTCGCGCCGGCGTGCGAGTCGACCTCATCGTGCGCGGGAGTTGCTGCCTGGTTCCGGGCGTCTCCGGCATGAGCGCGAACATCGGCGTGACGAGCGTCGTGGGTCGCTTCCTCGAGCACGACCGCGTCTACTACTTTCGCAACGGGGGTGACGAGGAGGTGTGGCTGGGCAGCGCCGACCTGATGTCGCGCAACCTGGACCGGCGCGTCGAGACGCTCTTCCCATGCGAGGACCCCGCGATCCGCGGTTGGCTGATTGGCTGCCTGCTGCCAACCTACCTGGGCGACAACCAGAGGGCGCGCCGGCTGCGGCCAGACGGCAGCTACGCGCGCGTGGTTCCCGCCCCAGGTGAGCCCCCGCTGGATTCGCAGCAGTGGTTCATCCATCACGAGGCGCCAGCGGCTCTCGGGGAGCCGACTGAGCCGTGTGAGGGGACTGCGGCGCCCGGCGACTCCGATGATGGTGACTGA
- a CDS encoding tetratricopeptide repeat protein, whose product MERTRVGTRAKSPEKRARIGERIKIAATSAGLTLKELAERVGTTPALIYQYVRGITNIPPETLKRIAATTQVTLEFFDPDKDARYAFAFREPGSQDAALPPSAARAADELKRLEQLAAAYDAPRRNVPALLSVLHEMLSNARQRGDNRQEAYSLWRIGSLHNERGEYDEARRFLTEARDRFEAEGLEDYRVFTMLDLSRTYADTGDLGRAIEFSADVAERGPKDLRWRALVNIGGLYYRQRQYDRAMQSFADAAGALEDIDDQQRQAEAIPFIMGSLADIAKDTGHYDAALALWTRTLAQATEEKRPEVFLESLLNVAECCQVMGKISEARQKLEQAVILASFLFDDVSRLSVARALLADVMVALGSLEEAKDNARSALRLATRSGGTRGTILSSLALAETCLLSGQYADALAHADEAIQESTRTRRPQDQAQGRNCRARICLQMTAGDEMNGWLTEAIEEARRALRIAERIDAGREQVVAHLTLAQCYQRQGDEAAAEAEAQRAIEISQGGAVGLNALLGEGRENLPDLLRSPDLDIERLFAGRSLNVPALEWQAYYLQGTLRAKTLGPAAAFEAMRDAARAVTRLLSGLSGDDAVRFCRHHPQIADLYADLTRYAITEADRLEARALLQGSRGMGLSGVLDLPALAGEQAD is encoded by the coding sequence TTGGAACGCACACGAGTCGGCACGCGAGCGAAGTCACCGGAGAAGCGCGCCCGTATTGGCGAGCGCATCAAGATCGCCGCCACCAGCGCGGGGCTCACCCTGAAGGAGCTTGCCGAGCGTGTCGGCACCACTCCGGCGCTCATCTACCAGTATGTTCGCGGCATCACCAACATCCCGCCCGAGACGCTCAAGCGCATTGCGGCCACGACGCAGGTCACGCTCGAGTTCTTCGACCCCGATAAGGACGCGCGCTATGCCTTTGCGTTCCGTGAGCCCGGTTCACAGGACGCGGCGCTGCCGCCGTCGGCGGCGCGGGCCGCCGACGAGCTCAAGCGTCTGGAACAGCTCGCCGCCGCCTATGACGCGCCGCGCCGTAACGTGCCCGCGCTCCTGAGCGTGCTGCACGAGATGCTCTCCAACGCCCGCCAGCGCGGAGACAACCGACAGGAGGCCTACTCGCTCTGGCGCATCGGCTCGCTGCACAATGAGCGCGGTGAGTACGACGAGGCGCGGCGCTTCCTGACCGAGGCACGCGACCGGTTCGAGGCGGAGGGCCTCGAGGACTATCGTGTGTTCACCATGCTTGACCTCTCGCGGACCTACGCCGACACCGGTGATCTTGGCCGTGCCATCGAGTTCTCCGCCGACGTGGCGGAGCGCGGCCCCAAGGACCTCCGCTGGCGCGCCCTGGTGAACATCGGCGGCCTCTACTACCGGCAGCGACAGTACGATCGTGCGATGCAGTCCTTCGCGGACGCCGCCGGCGCGCTGGAGGACATCGACGACCAACAGCGGCAGGCCGAGGCGATCCCGTTCATCATGGGTTCGCTCGCCGATATTGCCAAGGACACCGGCCACTATGACGCCGCGCTTGCGCTCTGGACTCGCACGCTCGCCCAGGCGACCGAGGAGAAGCGCCCCGAGGTGTTCCTGGAGTCGCTGCTCAACGTCGCCGAGTGCTGTCAGGTGATGGGGAAGATCAGCGAGGCCCGCCAGAAGCTCGAGCAGGCCGTAATCCTGGCGAGCTTCCTGTTCGACGACGTCAGTCGGCTCAGCGTCGCGCGCGCGCTGCTGGCAGACGTGATGGTTGCGCTCGGATCGCTTGAGGAGGCGAAGGACAACGCGCGCTCGGCCCTCCGCCTTGCCACGCGTTCCGGGGGCACCCGGGGCACCATCCTCTCCTCTCTGGCGCTCGCCGAGACGTGCCTACTCTCCGGGCAGTATGCGGACGCCCTCGCGCACGCTGACGAGGCGATTCAGGAGTCGACCCGCACGCGTCGGCCACAGGACCAGGCACAGGGCCGCAACTGCCGGGCGCGCATCTGCCTGCAGATGACCGCCGGCGACGAGATGAACGGATGGCTCACCGAGGCGATCGAGGAGGCGCGCCGGGCGCTCCGGATCGCCGAGCGAATCGACGCCGGGCGCGAGCAGGTGGTGGCGCACCTTACTCTGGCGCAGTGCTATCAGCGGCAGGGCGACGAGGCGGCCGCCGAGGCCGAGGCGCAGCGAGCCATCGAGATCTCCCAGGGGGGCGCCGTTGGGCTCAACGCGCTCCTTGGCGAGGGCCGCGAGAACCTTCCCGACCTGCTGCGCTCGCCCGACCTCGACATCGAGCGCCTGTTCGCGGGGCGCAGTCTGAATGTCCCCGCCCTCGAGTGGCAGGCCTACTACCTGCAGGGAACGCTGCGCGCCAAAACGCTCGGGCCCGCCGCAGCGTTTGAGGCGATGCGCGACGCAGCCAGGGCCGTCACTCGGCTGCTCTCCGGCCTGTCCGGCGACGACGCCGTCCGCTTCTGCCGCCACCATCCCCAGATCGCCGACCTCTATGCCGACCTGACGCGCTACGCCATCACGGAAGCGGATCGGCTCGAGGCTCGCGCGCTTCTGCAGGGCTCGCGCGGCATGGGGCTAAGCGGCGTGCTCGACTTGCCAGCGCTCGCGGGCGAACAGGCAGACTGA
- a CDS encoding ParA family protein, with amino-acid sequence MLVYAVTSQKGGVGKTTTTANLGAALAEGGKRVLLLDLDPQGSLTAAVGRRPGGVTASDVLLTPECIAEAITPCTGRMHVVAATARLANVYIALDEEPGAPFRLASSLERVAALYDYCLLDCPPSLSHATTNALTAAHVALVPLQCEFLSLRGLADAQEIAAAVQESTNRVLRVRIVATMYDKRTIHSQDVLREARGALPGMVYETVIPRTIRLAEAPAVGQSILEYAPESNGAYAYRSLAREVLEEDATYATPRRHPGRDAESAGLRQRA; translated from the coding sequence ATGCTCGTCTATGCGGTAACGAGCCAGAAGGGTGGGGTGGGCAAGACCACGACGACTGCCAACCTGGGCGCCGCGCTTGCGGAGGGCGGGAAGCGCGTGCTGCTGCTGGACCTGGACCCTCAGGGGAGCCTTACCGCGGCGGTGGGACGCCGGCCCGGAGGCGTGACCGCGAGCGACGTGTTGCTTACTCCCGAATGCATCGCCGAGGCGATCACGCCGTGCACGGGCCGCATGCACGTGGTTGCGGCGACCGCCCGCCTGGCGAACGTCTACATCGCGCTCGACGAGGAACCGGGGGCGCCGTTCCGTCTGGCGTCATCGCTCGAGCGCGTGGCCGCCCTCTACGACTACTGCCTCCTGGACTGTCCGCCGTCGCTGAGCCATGCCACGACGAACGCGTTGACCGCGGCCCACGTCGCCCTGGTGCCGCTTCAGTGCGAGTTCCTCTCGCTGCGCGGCCTCGCGGACGCGCAGGAGATCGCCGCGGCGGTGCAGGAGTCGACCAACCGCGTTCTGCGCGTTCGCATCGTGGCGACGATGTACGATAAGCGGACCATCCACTCGCAGGACGTGCTGCGCGAGGCGCGGGGTGCGCTGCCGGGCATGGTCTACGAGACGGTGATACCGCGGACAATCCGGCTCGCCGAAGCGCCCGCGGTCGGTCAGTCGATCCTGGAATACGCCCCCGAATCCAACGGCGCCTACGCCTATCGCTCGCTCGCGCGAGAAGTGCTTGAGGAGGACGCTACGTATGCGACGCCGCGACGACATCCGGGCCGCGATGCAGAGTCTGCTGGCCTCCGACAGCGCGCCTAG
- a CDS encoding RNA polymerase sigma factor translates to MGRDVPGVRRRPSGDFPADPDRPWVERVRSGDQEAFVSLWRKYERGLLRFFYSRVEDRPDAEDLASETLIAAMEAIPRFRGVGRADDGTEIGCTFHTFLMTIARRLLVRWRRRRGVRKEVRFGDLAGSLQGETPIGRGDPWGSGEEDGVDPVNVVLEAETREAVYCALASIDSSAQFKVVLLHYLAGLAHQEIATMLTTRSETVNNRLQDGRRALRGHYQRIGAAVVEI, encoded by the coding sequence ATGGGCAGGGATGTGCCAGGCGTTCGCCGGCGGCCTTCAGGCGACTTCCCGGCGGACCCGGACCGTCCGTGGGTCGAGCGAGTCCGTTCAGGCGACCAAGAGGCCTTCGTCTCGCTATGGCGCAAGTACGAAAGGGGGCTCCTGCGGTTCTTCTACAGCCGAGTGGAGGATCGCCCCGACGCCGAGGATCTGGCGAGCGAGACCTTGATCGCCGCCATGGAGGCGATTCCTCGCTTCCGCGGTGTGGGGCGCGCCGATGACGGCACCGAGATCGGCTGTACGTTCCATACCTTCCTGATGACGATTGCGCGCCGGCTGCTGGTGCGGTGGCGCCGGCGTCGAGGAGTGCGCAAGGAGGTGCGCTTCGGTGATCTCGCGGGGTCGCTTCAGGGCGAGACGCCGATTGGGCGCGGCGACCCGTGGGGCTCCGGTGAGGAGGACGGTGTTGATCCGGTGAACGTCGTTCTGGAGGCCGAGACGAGAGAGGCCGTGTACTGCGCTCTGGCGAGCATCGACTCCTCGGCGCAGTTCAAGGTCGTGCTGTTGCATTACCTGGCGGGCCTGGCCCATCAGGAGATCGCGACGATGCTCACGACGCGCAGCGAGACGGTGAACAACCGCCTGCAGGATGGGCGCCGCGCGCTGCGCGGGCACTACCAGCGTATTGGCGCAGCGGTCGTGGAGATCTGA
- a CDS encoding MFS transporter: protein MADARPPLNRLEIVRSLRYSNWEAVFSTAHVTLTGGAFQTGFALLVGANNLWMGVLSSFPTFAGLVQVIASYAVERRGERKWFTAWLATASRAVWLPILLVPFLLPVAARLPAFVVLLLASSVLLSAAVPAATSWLADLVPPDHRGRFFGRRNMLAGITTMVVSLPAAWYLDLAGKGGRSGQALGFAVLFGLSVVAGLVSFLCFARQAEPPMRAAGTAAGGVSLRDALTVPFADRGFRNLAVFGGVFALAQFFAAPFYTVYALKVLRLDYVWLQVLGAVASLSGLLAMPMWGYLSDRYGNKPLMAISVAGIALLPLPWVFTRADHPTAALVILTLNNLAGGVFWGGAGLTQFNLLVAGTPSERKSIYIAAMSAVSGLAGGLAPILGGIVVYGLRGIDVPIGSWHLSNYHVVFVINAALRVVTLLFLRGVEGAGATSTRDVLQQLSSVKVGTIVHMRRLQHGQNEQSRRQAVQALRRVSAALAVDELIVALDDPSLHVREEAAQALGEIGDRRAAPALIRMLADRASGVVDEAADALGRLHDARAVEPLARVLAEYDAPDRIAAARALGRLGAPAAVPALLDALNRAERAASPDEMEAAMQALGRIGSPEAASALHARLASPLRTVRLAAARALGDIASSASAEPLLALLAGEADEAVIAHAAVALGQIGVVEAAGPLLATLARVSSPVARKQVLLAAGALAGVAEGFYPMLAQESFARDQAVSRILREAAARAARPRPPASGNATQAASRVLEEYIAGDYTAATAHMVALAGPAERVPGALGAVLAWATGRAGAGGVRAEEFLLALYAVRAAGEGRLLG, encoded by the coding sequence ATGGCAGACGCCCGGCCGCCACTGAACCGCCTGGAGATCGTGCGCTCGCTGCGCTACAGCAACTGGGAGGCCGTCTTCTCGACGGCGCACGTCACGCTGACCGGCGGCGCGTTCCAGACGGGATTCGCGCTGCTGGTCGGCGCCAACAACCTCTGGATGGGTGTGCTTTCCTCGTTCCCCACGTTCGCGGGCCTGGTGCAGGTCATCGCCTCGTATGCCGTGGAGCGCCGGGGCGAGCGCAAATGGTTCACCGCGTGGCTCGCCACGGCCTCTCGCGCTGTGTGGCTGCCGATCCTGCTCGTGCCGTTCCTGCTCCCCGTGGCAGCGCGCCTGCCCGCATTCGTCGTGCTGCTACTGGCATCGAGTGTGTTGCTCAGCGCCGCGGTTCCGGCCGCCACCTCATGGCTCGCGGACCTCGTTCCGCCCGACCACCGGGGGCGTTTCTTTGGGCGGCGCAACATGCTGGCCGGCATCACCACGATGGTGGTTTCGCTGCCGGCGGCCTGGTACCTCGATCTGGCCGGGAAGGGCGGCAGGAGCGGGCAGGCGCTCGGGTTCGCCGTGCTCTTCGGGCTGTCGGTCGTGGCGGGCCTCGTATCGTTCCTCTGTTTCGCCCGGCAGGCCGAGCCGCCGATGCGCGCCGCGGGGACGGCCGCCGGCGGCGTGTCGCTTCGTGATGCGCTCACGGTTCCCTTCGCCGACCGCGGCTTCCGCAACCTGGCGGTGTTCGGCGGCGTCTTCGCGCTCGCGCAGTTCTTTGCGGCGCCATTCTACACGGTATACGCGCTCAAGGTGCTGCGGCTCGACTACGTCTGGCTGCAGGTTCTGGGCGCGGTCGCCAGTCTCTCGGGGCTGCTCGCGATGCCGATGTGGGGGTATCTGAGCGACCGGTATGGCAACAAGCCGCTGATGGCCATCTCCGTGGCCGGCATCGCTCTGCTGCCCCTGCCGTGGGTGTTCACCCGCGCTGACCACCCGACGGCGGCGCTGGTGATCCTCACCCTCAACAACCTGGCGGGCGGCGTGTTCTGGGGCGGAGCCGGCCTCACCCAGTTCAACCTCCTCGTCGCCGGGACCCCCTCCGAGCGCAAGTCCATCTACATCGCCGCGATGTCGGCGGTCTCCGGCCTGGCAGGCGGGCTCGCGCCGATCCTGGGCGGCATCGTGGTCTATGGCCTGCGCGGCATCGACGTGCCCATCGGCTCCTGGCATCTGTCCAACTACCATGTCGTGTTCGTCATCAACGCCGCGCTCCGCGTGGTGACCTTGCTCTTCCTCCGGGGCGTTGAGGGCGCGGGCGCCACGAGCACGCGCGACGTTCTGCAGCAGCTGAGCTCCGTGAAGGTCGGGACGATCGTGCACATGCGCCGCCTGCAGCATGGGCAGAACGAGCAGAGCAGGCGCCAGGCGGTTCAGGCGCTTCGGCGCGTCAGCGCGGCCCTGGCCGTCGACGAGTTGATCGTGGCGCTGGACGACCCGAGCCTGCACGTGCGCGAGGAGGCGGCTCAGGCGCTCGGCGAGATCGGCGACCGCCGCGCGGCGCCGGCGCTCATCCGAATGCTGGCCGACCGGGCATCGGGGGTGGTCGATGAGGCCGCCGACGCGCTGGGGCGGCTGCACGACGCGCGTGCCGTGGAGCCGCTCGCGCGGGTGCTGGCCGAGTACGACGCGCCGGACCGAATCGCGGCGGCGCGCGCCCTCGGTCGGCTGGGAGCACCGGCCGCCGTGCCCGCGCTCCTCGACGCCCTGAACCGCGCGGAGCGCGCCGCATCGCCGGACGAGATGGAGGCGGCCATGCAGGCGCTCGGACGCATCGGTTCGCCCGAAGCGGCCTCCGCGCTCCACGCACGTCTTGCATCGCCGCTGCGCACCGTGCGCCTGGCCGCAGCCCGGGCGCTGGGTGATATAGCCTCATCGGCGTCCGCCGAGCCGCTGCTCGCTCTGCTGGCCGGCGAGGCCGACGAGGCCGTCATCGCGCACGCCGCCGTCGCGCTCGGCCAGATCGGCGTCGTCGAGGCTGCGGGGCCGCTGCTCGCCACGCTGGCGCGTGTGTCGTCGCCGGTGGCGCGCAAGCAGGTGCTGTTGGCAGCCGGAGCACTTGCCGGCGTGGCCGAGGGGTTCTACCCGATGCTGGCGCAGGAGAGCTTCGCGCGCGACCAGGCCGTGTCGCGCATCCTCCGGGAGGCAGCTGCCAGGGCGGCGCGGCCGCGTCCGCCCGCGAGCGGCAACGCGACACAGGCGGCCTCGCGCGTGCTGGAGGAGTACATCGCCGGCGACTACACGGCGGCCACCGCTCACATGGTGGCGCTGGCCGGGCCGGCGGAGCGCGTTCCTGGCGCGCTCGGCGCCGTGCTCGCGTGGGCCACGGGCCGGGCCGGAGCCGGCGGCGTGCGGGCGGAGGAGTTCCTCCTCGCGCTCTATGCTGTCCGAGCGGCGGGCGAGGGACGCCTGCTCGGCTGA